One stretch of Microvirga lotononidis DNA includes these proteins:
- a CDS encoding PAS domain-containing sensor histidine kinase: MLTSQPNAAPDGAERPIAASAGRRVMHGVNPIGRHAQAEPRPRGLARWVVGAVAGTAVLSFLVAAAALSWQALHERHDLLHRGLTASAMAVALIERETQALGNTLRGLSRSPLLEADDLAAFQRQLMATPRPDGSRFILWTSGGQLLNTGVPFGGALPPLPAAPDPAERLAKFPPADAILSERLRSAFDGRNVVAVSLRLDTQAGHAERALTVVVPEEHLVRAARDPDLPDGWTTVILDRRLQPLEGLLPSPQPALRTVPRDVMARLSGPDRNGHLVADGPDGPVLAAFSRADASGYAAVSLAPVALVGGPMRTALFRIALAGAVLLLVGVASAAVLMRRGGPVDALRLDAETSRGELVAANARLNAILGSVSDCYFTLDRTYRIGEINAAAMRWFDLPRMEVIGRSYFDLVGHHPDFDGALEQAIVHRREFRAELRSTYHPGRFVDYRVYPSAEGASVFFGDVTERHAAHLAIREERELLQSSLDALAAHVAFLDERGTIIAVNAAWRRFARDNGFADPAHGIGSSYLAACAAEEPIVRGMEALVAGTETQFRTVYRCDAPDRHRWFQLRANRFLAGGKVRIIVAHEDITDVIDARVAMGEMSERLITLQEEERQRIAAELHDSTAQHLVAAGLHLMHVDRFVERSAGKRIIDEIDRSLETALKELRVFTYLLHPRELEAEGLAGAVRSFAAGFSDRTSLPVAVRVAERTDGLPLDLQRTLLRIAQEALTNAHRHAGASRVVIALRRTFRGVILSIGDDGRGMRRPSPSGHQTLGVGIPGMRIRLHQFGGSLRIRSGRHGTVVRAFIPHNGRGTGMWGGT, from the coding sequence ATGTTAACCTCCCAGCCGAATGCGGCGCCGGATGGGGCGGAGCGTCCCATCGCCGCTTCGGCCGGGAGGCGTGTCATGCATGGCGTGAACCCCATCGGACGGCATGCCCAGGCCGAGCCCCGTCCACGGGGCCTTGCACGCTGGGTGGTCGGCGCGGTCGCGGGCACGGCGGTGCTGTCGTTCCTGGTTGCCGCCGCCGCCCTGTCCTGGCAGGCCCTGCACGAGCGGCACGACCTGCTCCACCGGGGACTGACGGCCTCGGCCATGGCCGTCGCGCTTATCGAGCGCGAGACGCAGGCCCTCGGCAACACCCTGCGGGGCCTGTCGCGGTCACCCCTGCTCGAGGCGGACGATCTCGCGGCCTTCCAGCGCCAGCTCATGGCGACGCCGCGCCCGGACGGCTCCCGCTTCATCCTCTGGACCTCCGGGGGACAGCTCCTCAACACCGGCGTTCCGTTCGGCGGGGCGCTGCCCCCGCTGCCGGCTGCGCCGGACCCGGCGGAACGCCTGGCGAAGTTCCCGCCTGCGGACGCGATCCTGTCGGAACGGCTCCGAAGCGCGTTCGACGGCCGGAATGTCGTAGCCGTGAGCCTGCGGCTCGACACCCAGGCGGGCCACGCCGAGCGGGCCCTCACAGTGGTTGTGCCCGAGGAGCATCTCGTCAGAGCCGCGCGGGATCCCGACCTGCCGGATGGTTGGACGACAGTGATCCTCGACCGCAGGCTCCAGCCGCTGGAGGGGCTCCTCCCGTCCCCCCAGCCCGCCCTTCGAACCGTGCCGCGGGACGTCATGGCCCGGCTGTCGGGGCCGGATCGCAATGGGCATCTCGTCGCTGACGGCCCGGATGGGCCCGTGCTTGCCGCGTTCAGCCGGGCCGATGCCTCCGGTTACGCCGCGGTCTCGCTCGCCCCGGTCGCCCTCGTGGGCGGTCCGATGCGGACAGCCCTTTTCCGGATCGCGCTGGCCGGGGCCGTGCTGCTCCTCGTCGGGGTCGCATCGGCCGCCGTGCTGATGCGGCGCGGCGGTCCGGTCGACGCCCTCAGGCTCGATGCGGAGACCAGCCGCGGCGAGCTCGTTGCCGCCAATGCCCGCCTGAACGCGATCCTCGGGAGCGTGAGCGACTGCTACTTCACCCTCGACCGGACATACCGGATCGGGGAAATCAATGCGGCGGCGATGCGCTGGTTCGACCTGCCGCGGATGGAGGTGATCGGCCGCTCCTACTTCGACCTCGTCGGGCACCATCCGGACTTCGACGGGGCCCTGGAGCAGGCCATCGTGCACCGGCGGGAGTTCCGGGCCGAACTGCGGTCGACCTACCATCCCGGCCGCTTCGTCGACTACCGCGTCTATCCGTCGGCGGAGGGCGCCAGTGTCTTCTTCGGCGACGTGACGGAGCGCCACGCCGCACACTTGGCGATCCGCGAGGAGCGCGAGCTCCTGCAATCCTCACTCGACGCGCTGGCCGCGCACGTCGCCTTCCTCGACGAGCGCGGCACGATCATCGCGGTCAACGCGGCCTGGCGGCGGTTCGCCCGGGACAACGGGTTCGCCGATCCGGCGCACGGGATCGGGTCGAGTTACCTCGCCGCCTGTGCCGCCGAGGAGCCGATCGTCCGGGGCATGGAAGCCCTCGTCGCCGGCACCGAGACGCAGTTCCGCACCGTCTACCGGTGCGATGCCCCGGATCGCCATCGCTGGTTCCAGCTCCGGGCAAACCGCTTCCTCGCGGGCGGCAAGGTCCGCATCATCGTGGCGCACGAGGACATCACCGACGTGATCGATGCGCGGGTGGCGATGGGTGAGATGTCGGAGCGGCTGATCACCCTCCAGGAGGAGGAGCGCCAGCGCATCGCGGCGGAGCTGCACGATTCCACGGCGCAGCACCTCGTGGCGGCGGGCCTTCACCTCATGCACGTCGACCGCTTCGTCGAGCGCTCGGCCGGCAAGCGGATCATCGACGAGATCGACCGTTCCCTGGAGACAGCCCTAAAGGAGCTTCGGGTTTTCACCTACCTGCTGCACCCGCGCGAGCTCGAGGCCGAGGGTCTCGCAGGCGCCGTGCGCTCGTTCGCGGCCGGCTTCTCCGACCGGACATCGCTCCCCGTCGCGGTGCGGGTCGCCGAGCGGACCGACGGACTTCCGCTCGATCTTCAGCGGACGCTGCTGCGCATCGCGCAGGAGGCCCTGACCAACGCGCACCGTCACGCCGGAGCCAGCCGGGTCGTCATCGCCCTGCGCAGGACATTCCGGGGCGTGATCCTGAGCATCGGCGACGACGGACGCGGCATGCGGCGGCCATCGCCCTCCGGCCATCAGACCCTCGGCGTCGGCATTCCCGGCATGCGCATCCGGCTGCACCAGTTCGGCGGCAGCCTGCGCATCCGGAGCGGTCGGCACGGTACGGTCGTGCGGGCCTTCATCCCGCATAACGGCCGGGGCACGGGCATGTGGGGCGGAACCTGA
- a CDS encoding fused MFS/spermidine synthase gives MTQARAKPVPHRASGRQRPRPIGGSQERGSHLVPALLLVFSGAVALIFQIVWIKQLTLVIGVEVHAIAIGVGAFFAGLGLGSLVWGRIADRTHRPLRLYGLLEFGVSLFGTATTLLLSNAASTFARLEDVSLPLAWALPIAAVAVPAVLMGGTLPVLIRSIVHGGADAGGRLYAANTCGAVIGALLPPFLLIPMLGVRGSALAAAAVGVAVGAVALWVDRTSPRTVPARDVAPPPDARRGAATALALYGIAGAVALGYEIAWSQAIVPFTSTRAFAFSVVLATYLLGIALGAGLFARFAARAGDPWGMFGLLIAAAGAAALLGIVTPGPWLVVAQTAAEAAVLSVTNNDLAGMSARFAVAAIAVVLPATILLGAAFPAALRLVMEDRPTGRGMGAALAVNTIGGIAGTALTGFVLVPALGVVRTLGLLAAGAAAIGLATIAAGGTSRRLKGAIVGVALVSVAVVVLAPADGLARVFPGLRGGSLAFYEEGRGGTVAVVERGTGANRFRRLYIQGVSNSGDAMPSLRYMRLQALLPLIVHNGEPRSALVIGYGTGITAGAMLRHPGLERRVVAELLPAVLKAAPLFKGTFGASSDPRLDIRLRDGRRELQRSDETYDLITLEPPPPSAAGVVNLYSSDFYRLAASRLRPQGIVAQWLPLPTQNEDDTRSLVRSFVDVFPHAMLWTTELHEMLLVGSMDPMTLDLGRIRQRMALPDVAPALAEVGVRSPEVLLATYVMGRDGLVRFARNAPAVTDDRPGIEYATWVRRGDFGLVLPELLNLRDDVPVGGADEAALAAVASRREELLTFYRAGTSALAGDRIGWARDMRSVLAADPDNPYYRWFVRGEP, from the coding sequence GTGACCCAGGCACGCGCCAAGCCTGTCCCGCACCGCGCCAGCGGGCGTCAACGCCCCCGTCCGATCGGAGGATCGCAGGAGCGCGGGAGCCACTTGGTGCCCGCGCTCCTGCTCGTGTTCTCGGGCGCAGTCGCCCTCATCTTCCAGATCGTCTGGATCAAGCAGCTCACGCTGGTGATCGGCGTGGAGGTGCATGCCATTGCCATCGGGGTCGGCGCCTTCTTCGCGGGCCTCGGGCTCGGCAGTCTCGTCTGGGGCAGGATCGCCGACCGGACGCACCGTCCCTTGCGTCTCTACGGGTTGCTGGAATTCGGCGTATCGCTCTTCGGCACCGCCACGACCCTGCTTCTGTCCAACGCCGCGTCGACCTTCGCGCGTCTGGAGGACGTCAGCCTCCCCTTGGCGTGGGCGCTGCCGATCGCCGCAGTCGCGGTGCCTGCCGTCCTCATGGGTGGGACGTTGCCCGTCCTGATCCGATCCATTGTCCATGGCGGTGCCGATGCCGGGGGACGGCTGTATGCCGCCAATACCTGCGGGGCCGTCATCGGGGCACTCCTTCCTCCCTTTCTCCTCATTCCGATGCTCGGCGTTCGCGGTTCCGCCCTCGCGGCGGCGGCTGTCGGCGTTGCCGTGGGAGCCGTCGCGTTGTGGGTCGATCGGACGAGCCCTCGGACAGTCCCGGCAAGGGATGTGGCCCCGCCACCCGATGCCCGACGTGGCGCTGCCACCGCCCTTGCGCTCTACGGCATCGCGGGCGCGGTTGCCCTCGGATACGAGATCGCGTGGTCGCAGGCCATCGTTCCGTTCACGAGCACGCGAGCCTTTGCGTTTTCCGTCGTGCTCGCCACCTACCTACTCGGGATCGCGCTTGGGGCGGGCCTGTTCGCCAGGTTCGCCGCGCGGGCCGGAGACCCCTGGGGAATGTTCGGCCTCCTGATCGCGGCGGCGGGCGCGGCGGCCCTGCTCGGCATCGTGACGCCAGGGCCGTGGCTCGTCGTGGCCCAGACCGCCGCCGAGGCTGCCGTGCTGTCGGTGACAAACAACGACCTCGCGGGCATGTCCGCCCGCTTTGCGGTAGCGGCCATCGCCGTTGTCCTTCCGGCGACAATCCTGCTGGGTGCCGCCTTCCCGGCCGCCCTGCGCCTCGTCATGGAGGATCGACCCACCGGGAGGGGGATGGGGGCGGCGCTCGCCGTCAATACCATTGGTGGCATCGCGGGCACGGCCCTGACGGGGTTCGTTCTGGTGCCCGCCCTCGGCGTGGTGCGCACGCTTGGCCTGCTCGCGGCCGGCGCCGCTGCCATAGGCCTTGCCACGATCGCGGCGGGCGGCACCAGCCGACGGCTTAAGGGAGCGATCGTCGGCGTCGCCCTCGTTTCCGTGGCCGTTGTGGTCCTGGCCCCGGCTGACGGGCTGGCGAGGGTCTTCCCGGGACTGCGCGGAGGCTCGCTCGCCTTCTACGAGGAAGGACGGGGCGGGACCGTTGCCGTCGTCGAGCGTGGGACCGGCGCGAACCGCTTCCGGCGCCTCTACATCCAGGGTGTCTCGAACTCCGGCGACGCGATGCCGTCGCTGCGCTACATGCGGCTCCAAGCCCTGCTGCCGCTCATCGTCCACAACGGCGAACCGCGGTCGGCGCTCGTGATCGGCTACGGCACCGGGATCACGGCGGGAGCGATGCTGCGCCATCCCGGCCTCGAGCGCCGCGTAGTGGCGGAGTTGCTGCCGGCAGTCCTGAAGGCTGCTCCCCTATTCAAGGGTACCTTCGGTGCGTCATCCGATCCGCGGCTGGACATCCGCCTGAGGGACGGCCGGCGCGAGTTGCAGCGCTCCGATGAGACCTACGACCTCATCACGCTCGAGCCACCGCCGCCATCCGCTGCGGGCGTGGTCAACCTCTACTCGAGCGATTTCTACCGTCTCGCCGCATCGCGCCTGCGTCCGCAAGGCATCGTCGCGCAATGGCTGCCGTTGCCGACGCAGAACGAGGACGACACGCGCTCGCTCGTCCGAAGCTTCGTGGACGTGTTCCCGCATGCCATGCTGTGGACCACGGAGCTGCACGAGATGCTGCTGGTCGGTTCGATGGATCCGATGACGCTCGATCTCGGACGTATCCGGCAACGCATGGCCCTGCCTGACGTCGCCCCCGCCCTGGCCGAAGTGGGCGTGCGTTCGCCGGAAGTCCTGCTGGCGACCTATGTCATGGGGCGGGACGGCCTTGTCCGCTTTGCCAGGAACGCGCCCGCGGTCACCGACGACCGCCCGGGCATCGAGTATGCCACCTGGGTCCGCCGCGGCGATTTCGGGCTGGTCCTGCCCGAGCTGCTGAACCTGCGCGACGACGTTCCCGTCGGCGGGGCCGACGAGGCGGCGCTCGCGGCGGTCGCCTCCCGCCGGGAGGAACTGCTCACCTTCTACCGCGCGGGCACGAGCGCCCTCGCGGGCGACCGGATCGGATGGGCCCGCGACATGCGCAGCGTGCTGGCAGCCGATCCGGACAACCCCTACTACCGCTGGTTCGTGCGGGGCGAGCCATGA
- a CDS encoding arylsulfatase: MSILTRFMTTAAAAVVGLAVGGALPAAAQTPTPSPQTSAPAPTGGTQARPNILVIFGDDVGQSNISAYTRGLMGYRTPNIDRIANEGMIFTDYYAENSCTAGRSTFITGQACLRSGLCKVGIPGAPVGMQKTDITMAEALKPLGYATGQFGKNHLGDRDEYLPTAHGFDEFFGNLYHLNAEEEPERPYWPKDDPAFLKAYAPRGVLKTSVDGKIEDTGPLTRKRMETIDDETTGAAIDFMQRQTRANKPFYTWMNFTRMHIFTHVRPEFRGKSGMPGNEYGDGMWEMDQNVGKLLKALDDMGVTNNTIVVFTTDNGPNAFTWPDAATTPFRSEKDTNWEGAFRVPAMVRWPGRIKAGEVANGIVSGLDWFPTLLAAAGDPDVKERLLKGWQPAGNPTTFRNHLDGYNQLDYLTGRTDRSARNEYFYFNDDGDLVAMRIGDWKHVFEKQEQPGQFDVWAHPFTPLRVPKLFNLRMDPYEHAEISGSMYDQWRVENAYLLAQAQIKAAEFLETFVEYPPSQRIASFSIDQIRRGVDRKIDESFKKRGLE; the protein is encoded by the coding sequence ATGTCCATATTGACCAGGTTCATGACCACGGCCGCGGCCGCCGTCGTGGGACTTGCCGTCGGGGGCGCCTTGCCCGCGGCGGCCCAAACTCCTACGCCGTCGCCGCAGACGTCGGCGCCCGCCCCGACGGGCGGTACGCAAGCGCGGCCCAACATCCTCGTCATCTTCGGCGACGATGTCGGCCAATCCAACATCAGCGCCTATACGCGCGGCCTGATGGGCTACAGGACACCGAACATCGACCGCATTGCCAACGAGGGCATGATCTTCACCGACTACTACGCCGAGAACAGTTGCACGGCGGGGCGGTCGACTTTCATCACGGGGCAGGCCTGCCTGCGGAGCGGGCTCTGCAAGGTCGGGATTCCGGGCGCTCCCGTCGGGATGCAGAAGACCGACATCACGATGGCCGAGGCCCTCAAGCCGCTCGGCTATGCCACGGGCCAGTTCGGCAAGAATCACCTCGGCGACCGCGACGAGTACCTGCCGACCGCGCACGGCTTCGACGAGTTCTTCGGCAACCTCTATCACCTCAATGCCGAAGAGGAGCCCGAGCGTCCATACTGGCCGAAGGATGATCCCGCCTTCCTCAAGGCCTACGCTCCCCGTGGCGTCCTCAAGACGTCGGTGGACGGCAAGATCGAGGACACCGGCCCGCTCACGAGGAAGCGGATGGAGACGATCGACGACGAGACGACCGGCGCGGCGATCGACTTCATGCAGCGCCAGACGAGGGCCAACAAGCCGTTCTACACATGGATGAACTTCACCCGCATGCACATCTTCACCCATGTGCGGCCGGAGTTCCGCGGCAAGAGCGGCATGCCCGGCAATGAATATGGCGATGGCATGTGGGAGATGGACCAGAACGTCGGCAAGCTGCTCAAGGCGCTCGACGACATGGGTGTCACCAATAACACCATCGTGGTCTTCACGACGGATAACGGCCCCAACGCGTTCACCTGGCCCGATGCGGCCACGACGCCGTTCCGCTCGGAGAAGGACACGAACTGGGAAGGCGCGTTCCGCGTACCCGCCATGGTCCGCTGGCCCGGCAGGATCAAGGCGGGCGAGGTCGCGAACGGGATCGTCTCCGGTCTCGACTGGTTCCCGACGCTGCTGGCGGCGGCCGGCGACCCGGACGTGAAGGAGAGGCTGCTCAAGGGCTGGCAGCCTGCGGGCAACCCGACGACGTTCCGCAATCACCTCGACGGTTACAACCAGCTCGACTACCTGACGGGCAGGACCGACAGGAGCGCGCGGAACGAGTACTTCTACTTCAACGACGACGGTGATCTCGTCGCGATGCGCATCGGCGACTGGAAGCACGTCTTCGAGAAGCAGGAGCAGCCCGGTCAATTCGATGTCTGGGCTCACCCCTTCACGCCATTGCGTGTGCCCAAGCTCTTCAACCTGCGCATGGACCCGTACGAGCACGCCGAGATCTCGGGCAGCATGTACGATCAGTGGCGGGTCGAGAACGCCTACCTTCTCGCCCAGGCGCAGATCAAGGCGGCCGAGTTCCTCGAGACCTTCGTGGAATATCCGCCCAGCCAGCGCATCGCGAGCTTCAGCATCGACCAGATCCGCCGGGGCGTGGACCGGAAGATCGACGAGTCGTTCAAGAAGCGCGGCCTCGAATGA
- a CDS encoding sensor histidine kinase has product MAEFGPLAPADMPTSQPSKADLNRTLGRVRQHETILVEFARVSAESTDLQRLLDIACQHAARATGVDHAKVMQYRSDKGDLLMIAGKGWKPGAVGHARLGADMLSPPGRAYQTREAISSGSINDDPDLRYSSLLKDHGIVSLLNAPIAVDGVVWGVLEVDSTTPDAFDEDDQRFLVAFSLVLALAVRHRQGQSERERKAEEMGRRLAQAETYMQEQNHRVRNYFQMILSILGSRSRRAASGQARTELEEVMERVTAIGLAHDLLTVESGQSVLDAATYLDALCLGIERGMTDELRIERDLEPVQLRPDRAVPLGLILNELVTNCIKYAVKEQPDAFIKVRFRSDLGTSEALLSVQDNGPGMGELRPGSLGLRLVRSLAGQLSGRINIDSSASGTEVTLIFPMIE; this is encoded by the coding sequence TTGGCAGAGTTTGGTCCACTTGCTCCTGCGGATATGCCGACCAGCCAGCCCTCAAAGGCCGATCTTAACCGCACACTGGGGCGGGTGCGCCAGCACGAGACCATCCTGGTCGAGTTCGCCCGCGTCTCGGCCGAGAGCACCGATCTTCAGCGCCTGCTCGACATCGCCTGCCAGCATGCCGCCCGGGCCACCGGCGTCGATCACGCCAAGGTCATGCAGTATCGCAGTGACAAGGGCGACCTGCTGATGATCGCCGGCAAGGGCTGGAAACCCGGCGCGGTCGGGCACGCGCGGCTTGGTGCCGACATGCTCTCACCTCCCGGCCGTGCCTACCAGACCCGCGAGGCCATCAGCAGCGGATCGATCAACGACGATCCAGACCTCCGCTACTCCTCGCTCCTGAAGGACCACGGCATCGTCTCGCTCCTCAATGCTCCGATTGCTGTCGACGGCGTGGTCTGGGGCGTCCTGGAGGTCGATTCCACCACGCCCGATGCTTTCGACGAGGACGACCAGCGCTTCCTGGTGGCGTTCTCGCTCGTCCTGGCCCTGGCGGTCCGGCATCGGCAGGGCCAGTCCGAGCGCGAGCGCAAGGCCGAGGAGATGGGCCGCCGGCTGGCCCAGGCCGAGACCTACATGCAGGAGCAGAACCACCGGGTCCGCAACTACTTCCAGATGATCCTCTCGATCCTGGGCAGCCGCAGCCGCCGGGCGGCCAGTGGTCAGGCCCGCACGGAGCTCGAAGAGGTGATGGAGCGGGTGACCGCCATCGGCCTCGCCCATGACCTGCTCACGGTGGAGAGCGGTCAAAGCGTGCTCGATGCCGCCACCTATCTCGATGCGCTCTGCCTCGGCATCGAGCGCGGCATGACCGATGAGCTGCGGATCGAGCGCGATCTCGAACCCGTCCAGCTCCGGCCAGACCGGGCAGTGCCGCTCGGGCTGATCCTGAACGAGCTGGTGACGAACTGCATCAAGTATGCCGTGAAGGAGCAGCCTGACGCCTTCATCAAGGTTCGGTTCCGCTCGGACTTGGGAACGTCCGAGGCGCTGCTGAGCGTGCAGGACAACGGGCCGGGCATGGGCGAACTGCGGCCAGGCAGCTTAGGATTACGGCTCGTCCGCTCGCTCGCAGGCCAGCTCAGCGGGCGCATCAACATCGACAGCTCGGCGTCCGGAACGGAGGTGACGCTGATCTTCCCAATGATCGAATGA
- a CDS encoding DUF3302 domain-containing protein, giving the protein MVLDYVALGILVFVVLTLFYAIIAIHDIPYQIAKRRDHPHQDAINAAGWVSLLTLHALWPFLWIWAMAYRPERGWGFGGSVARQEIDDIRQRIDRIEALTRDKGSA; this is encoded by the coding sequence ATGGTCCTGGACTACGTGGCGCTCGGCATCCTGGTCTTCGTCGTCCTCACCCTGTTCTACGCGATCATCGCGATCCACGACATCCCGTACCAGATCGCGAAACGGCGCGATCACCCGCACCAGGACGCGATCAACGCGGCCGGTTGGGTCAGCCTGTTGACCCTGCACGCGCTCTGGCCGTTCCTGTGGATCTGGGCGATGGCCTACAGGCCCGAGCGCGGCTGGGGCTTCGGCGGATCGGTCGCTCGGCAGGAGATCGATGACATCAGGCAGCGCATCGACCGTATCGAGGCGTTGACCCGCGACAAGGGCTCTGCCTGA
- a CDS encoding response regulator, whose amino-acid sequence MVRILIADDHDVVRSGLQAILGSQPGWEVVAEAENGRQAVDLAGQTQPDVAILDYQLPLLNGVDATREIRAFQPQTEVLIFTMHESEPLVRELLEAGARGYLLKSDARRFLIAAVESLSHHKPFFTGKISETLLNAYLAHGHASDGTLTTRERGVVQLIAEGHSNKEVAQILGVNLKTVESHRASAMRKVNVNSTATLVRYAVRNKLVEP is encoded by the coding sequence ATGGTGCGCATCCTGATCGCCGATGACCACGACGTGGTCCGTTCCGGGCTCCAGGCCATCCTGGGCAGCCAGCCGGGCTGGGAGGTCGTCGCCGAGGCCGAGAACGGACGCCAGGCCGTCGACCTCGCCGGGCAGACCCAGCCGGACGTGGCCATCCTCGACTACCAGCTTCCCCTGCTCAATGGCGTCGACGCCACCCGAGAGATCCGTGCCTTCCAGCCGCAGACCGAGGTGCTGATCTTCACCATGCACGAGAGCGAGCCCCTCGTGCGCGAACTGCTCGAGGCGGGCGCGCGCGGCTACCTGCTCAAGTCGGATGCGCGCAGGTTCCTCATCGCGGCCGTGGAATCGCTGTCGCACCACAAGCCGTTCTTCACGGGAAAGATCTCCGAGACCCTCCTGAATGCCTATCTCGCCCATGGCCATGCGAGTGACGGCACCCTGACGACACGGGAGCGGGGCGTGGTCCAGCTCATCGCCGAGGGCCACAGCAACAAGGAGGTTGCCCAGATTCTCGGCGTCAACCTGAAGACCGTGGAGAGCCACCGCGCCTCGGCCATGCGCAAGGTCAACGTCAACTCGACGGCCACCCTGGTGCGCTACGCGGTCCGCAACAAGCTCGTCGAGCCGTAA